A window from Nothobranchius furzeri strain GRZ-AD chromosome 17, NfurGRZ-RIMD1, whole genome shotgun sequence encodes these proteins:
- the si:ch211-102c2.8 gene encoding centromere-associated protein E isoform X5 has product MAGRDETWSDAEDTGSLSVFRWDHCDLLLDAVDIQLDQLQIQPPTENNHIKPATLRWSKDTRLGSTTQTNDTSMSCLELIHTPMMRTTPEITAGSSVCHDEIKKKLKGSSSVEEEVESEGDLVTWRLQRLLGDVCQEGTAGETHSASDSICTEDFFWCFREEMVDLSLSEMGPDGKTEISESDTNLSSQNRQVAQCEVNVSQVREGAQRHGSCSKFSCRTEVITDHENVSSDSDVDAVCTEQVKQHVHKWTGPFITDLNDFDTTTQDETERLSALVRSSSSGRTDEAQSNGTKTSRKEASTPGRTSEKTDWKEMKFTSQRVVQHLSAGRAQIEEKKALESLLGEGRTERESISNQLQKQRESCLQIQKASPHKQILDEECKNKKQNKVVTSEMAPQLDCTQTELFVEQRRAREKTESLQQRLEETCEELHGASEAESSLGNGCLRTQKEREKLKRELQNLKPPNHTELKGAQEQTLQSEKTVLQQEVQLAVRESDRLWAMLEDKTSAHERFRAETEQQLRLWAQQLAAELKHLHLLVEHNRDLPQSFTVAEAVAHLRTTREQLQHFVRRLHQQLDSQKQMNEQLRKEKEQELRVQRQQLRAEKDQALNSMRRQLIREHVEELSCLKWAHVSETGGVAACLRRQLQDKDLELRQVQRSMAEWRRRTAARLASQFEHQLTAELERCKVALMRSRRASKTLEARPRGGTHSSKETVCSHRIHAVNSAAAHISTDVVSLKLLRHLQGKVKQLRVETQAFLWSPNPPDPPVALSVSEVKTLLRLRGKPREMED; this is encoded by the exons ATGGCTGGGCGTGATGAAACATGGAGCGATGCAGAAGACACTGGCT CTCTGAGTGTGTTCAGATGGGACCACTGCGATCTCCTCCTGGATGCAGTGGATATTCAGCTTGACCAGCTGCAG ATCCAACCTCCCACAGAAAACaatcacatcaaaccag CTACACTTAGATGGAGCAAAGACACAAGACTTGGAAGCACGACTCAAACAAATGACACCTCCATGTCTTGTCTTGAGTTAATCCACACGCCGATGATGAGGACAACACCTG AAATCACAGCGGGCTCTTCTGTCTGTCACGATGAAATCAAAAAGAAGCTAAAAGGAAGCTCAAGTGTTGAAGAGGAAGTTGAATCAGAAGGGGATCTGGTCACCTGGCGGCTCCAGAGGCTTCTTGGAGACGTCTGTCAGGAAGGAACTGCTGGAGAAACACATTCTGCTTCAGACAGCATCTGCACAGAGGACTTTTTCTGGTGCTTCAGAGAGGAGATGGTGGATCTGTCTCTGTCAGAAATGGGACCTGATGGAAAGACAGAAATTTCTGAGAGCGACACTAATCTGAGTAGTCAGAACCGACAAGTCGCTCAGTGTGAAGTAAACGTGTCACAAGTCAGAGAAGGAGCACAGAGACATGGAAGCTGCAGTAAGT TCTCTTGCAGAACGGAGGTCATAACCGACCATGAAAATGTATCTTCTGACAGTGACGTTGATGCAGTTTGCACTGAGCAAGTAAAACAGCACGTccacaagtggacag GACCCTTCATCACTGATCTGAATGACTTTGACACAACCACACAAGATGAGACTGAACGTCTGTCTGCATTAG TGAGAAGCTCCTCCAGTGGGCGTACAGATGAAGCTCAGAGTAACGGGACAAAAACCAGCAG GAAGGAAGCATCCACACCTGGGAGGACATCAGAGAAGACGGACTggaaggagatgaag TTTACATCCCAGCGTGTCGTTCAGCACCTGAGTGCAGGAAGAGCACAGATAGAGGAGAAGAAGGCTTTGGAGTCTCTTCTGGGGGAAGGCAGGACAGAGAGAGAGTCCATCAG caaccagctgcagaagcaaAGAGAGTCCTGTCTTCAGATTCAAAAAGCATCTCCACATAAACAGATTCTAGACGAGGAATGCAAGAACAAG AAACAGAATAAAGTTGTGACGTCAGAGATGGCGCCTCAGCTGGATTGTACCCAAACAGAACTATTTGTGGAGCAGCGACGTGCACGAGAGAAGACTGAATCCCTGCAGCAG AGACTGGAGGAGACTTGTGAGGAGCTTCACGGAGCCTCAGAGGCAGAGAGCTCACTGGGAAATGGATGTCTGCGTACTCAG aaagaaagagaaaagctGAAGAGGGAGCTGCAGAATCTGAAACCCCCAAACCACACAGAGCTGAAGGGGGCCCAGGAACAAACTCTG CAGAGTGAGAAAACGGTGCTGCAGCAGGAAGTTCAGCTggctgtgagggagagcgacaggCTCTGGGCGATGCTGGAGGATAAAACAAGCGCCCACGAGAGATTCAGAGCTGAGACGGAGCAGCAGCTCCGACTCTGGGCCCAGCAGCTGGCAGCAGAGCTCAAACATCTGCACCTGTTAGTAGAGCACAACAGAGACCTGCCTCAGAG CTTTACTGTTGCTGAAGCTGTTGCACACCTGAGAACAACACGTGAGCAGCTGCAGCACTTCGTTAGGCGACTTCATCAACAGCTGGATTCACAGAAACAAATGAATGAGCAGCTCAGAAAGGAGAAG GAGCAAGAACTGAGGGTCCAAAGGCAACAGCTGAGAGCAGAGAAAGACCAAGCTCTGAACTCTATGAGGAGACAACTCATCCGG GAGCATGTTGAGGAATTGAGCTGTCTGAAATGGGCTCATGTGAGTGAGACGGGAGGAGTGGCAGCTTGTCTCCGCAGGCAGCTGCAAGACAAAGATCTGGAGCTCAGGCAGGTCCAGAGAAGCATGGCTGAGTGGAGACGGCGAACCGCCGCTCGTCTGGCGTCACAGTTTGAACATCAGTTGACAGCTGAACTAGAAAG GTGCAAGGTGGCGCTGATGAGGAGCAG AAGAGCATCAAAGACTCTAGAGGCGAGGCCCAGAGGAGGGACACACAGTTCAAAG GAAACTGTTTGCTCCCACCGGATCCACGCGGTGAACTCTGCAGCCGCTCACATCTCCACAGACGTGGTGTCATTAAAGCTTCTACGTCACCTGCAGGGCAAAGTGAAACAGCTACGGGTGGAGACCCAGGCCTTCTTGTGGAGCCCAAATCCACCAGACCCACCAGTGGCTCTatctgtgagtga GGTGAAGACGTTGCTGAGATTAAGAGGCAAACCTCGTGAAATGGAAGATTAA
- the si:ch211-102c2.8 gene encoding centromere-associated protein E isoform X1 — translation MAGRDETWSDAEDTGSLSVFRWDHCDLLLDAVDIQLDQLQIQPPTENNHIKPATLRWSKDTRLGSTTQTNDTSMSCLELIHTPMMRTTPGDVSISVSAQENQITAGSSVCHDEIKKKLKGSSSVEEEVESEGDLVTWRLQRLLGDVCQEGTAGETHSASDSICTEDFFWCFREEMVDLSLSEMGPDGKTEISESDTNLSSQNRQVAQCEVNVSQVREGAQRHGSCSKFSCRTEVITDHENVSSDSDVDAVCTEQVKQHVHKWTGPFITDLNDFDTTTQDETERLSALVRSSSSGRTDEAQSNGTKTSRKEASTPGRTSEKTDWKEMKFTSQRVVQHLSAGRAQIEEKKALESLLGEGRTERESISNQLQKQRESCLQIQKASPHKQILDEECKNKKQNKVVTSEMAPQLDCTQTELFVEQRRAREKTESLQQRLEETCEELHGASEAESSLGNGCLRTQKEREKLKRELQNLKPPNHTELKGAQEQTLQSEKTVLQQEVQLAVRESDRLWAMLEDKTSAHERFRAETEQQLRLWAQQLAAELKHLHLLVEHNRDLPQSFTVAEAVAHLRTTREQLQHFVRRLHQQLDSQKQMNEQLRKEKEQELRVQRQQLRAEKDQALNSMRRQLIREHVEELSCLKWAHVSETGGVAACLRRQLQDKDLELRQVQRSMAEWRRRTAARLASQFEHQLTAELERCKVALMRSRRASKTLEARPRGGTHSSKETVCSHRIHAVNSAAAHISTDVVSLKLLRHLQGKVKQLRVETQAFLWSPNPPDPPVALSVSEVKTLLRLRGKPREMED, via the exons ATGGCTGGGCGTGATGAAACATGGAGCGATGCAGAAGACACTGGCT CTCTGAGTGTGTTCAGATGGGACCACTGCGATCTCCTCCTGGATGCAGTGGATATTCAGCTTGACCAGCTGCAG ATCCAACCTCCCACAGAAAACaatcacatcaaaccag CTACACTTAGATGGAGCAAAGACACAAGACTTGGAAGCACGACTCAAACAAATGACACCTCCATGTCTTGTCTTGAGTTAATCCACACGCCGATGATGAGGACAACACCTGGTGATGTTTCAATATCTGTATCCGCACAAGAAAATC AAATCACAGCGGGCTCTTCTGTCTGTCACGATGAAATCAAAAAGAAGCTAAAAGGAAGCTCAAGTGTTGAAGAGGAAGTTGAATCAGAAGGGGATCTGGTCACCTGGCGGCTCCAGAGGCTTCTTGGAGACGTCTGTCAGGAAGGAACTGCTGGAGAAACACATTCTGCTTCAGACAGCATCTGCACAGAGGACTTTTTCTGGTGCTTCAGAGAGGAGATGGTGGATCTGTCTCTGTCAGAAATGGGACCTGATGGAAAGACAGAAATTTCTGAGAGCGACACTAATCTGAGTAGTCAGAACCGACAAGTCGCTCAGTGTGAAGTAAACGTGTCACAAGTCAGAGAAGGAGCACAGAGACATGGAAGCTGCAGTAAGT TCTCTTGCAGAACGGAGGTCATAACCGACCATGAAAATGTATCTTCTGACAGTGACGTTGATGCAGTTTGCACTGAGCAAGTAAAACAGCACGTccacaagtggacag GACCCTTCATCACTGATCTGAATGACTTTGACACAACCACACAAGATGAGACTGAACGTCTGTCTGCATTAG TGAGAAGCTCCTCCAGTGGGCGTACAGATGAAGCTCAGAGTAACGGGACAAAAACCAGCAG GAAGGAAGCATCCACACCTGGGAGGACATCAGAGAAGACGGACTggaaggagatgaag TTTACATCCCAGCGTGTCGTTCAGCACCTGAGTGCAGGAAGAGCACAGATAGAGGAGAAGAAGGCTTTGGAGTCTCTTCTGGGGGAAGGCAGGACAGAGAGAGAGTCCATCAG caaccagctgcagaagcaaAGAGAGTCCTGTCTTCAGATTCAAAAAGCATCTCCACATAAACAGATTCTAGACGAGGAATGCAAGAACAAG AAACAGAATAAAGTTGTGACGTCAGAGATGGCGCCTCAGCTGGATTGTACCCAAACAGAACTATTTGTGGAGCAGCGACGTGCACGAGAGAAGACTGAATCCCTGCAGCAG AGACTGGAGGAGACTTGTGAGGAGCTTCACGGAGCCTCAGAGGCAGAGAGCTCACTGGGAAATGGATGTCTGCGTACTCAG aaagaaagagaaaagctGAAGAGGGAGCTGCAGAATCTGAAACCCCCAAACCACACAGAGCTGAAGGGGGCCCAGGAACAAACTCTG CAGAGTGAGAAAACGGTGCTGCAGCAGGAAGTTCAGCTggctgtgagggagagcgacaggCTCTGGGCGATGCTGGAGGATAAAACAAGCGCCCACGAGAGATTCAGAGCTGAGACGGAGCAGCAGCTCCGACTCTGGGCCCAGCAGCTGGCAGCAGAGCTCAAACATCTGCACCTGTTAGTAGAGCACAACAGAGACCTGCCTCAGAG CTTTACTGTTGCTGAAGCTGTTGCACACCTGAGAACAACACGTGAGCAGCTGCAGCACTTCGTTAGGCGACTTCATCAACAGCTGGATTCACAGAAACAAATGAATGAGCAGCTCAGAAAGGAGAAG GAGCAAGAACTGAGGGTCCAAAGGCAACAGCTGAGAGCAGAGAAAGACCAAGCTCTGAACTCTATGAGGAGACAACTCATCCGG GAGCATGTTGAGGAATTGAGCTGTCTGAAATGGGCTCATGTGAGTGAGACGGGAGGAGTGGCAGCTTGTCTCCGCAGGCAGCTGCAAGACAAAGATCTGGAGCTCAGGCAGGTCCAGAGAAGCATGGCTGAGTGGAGACGGCGAACCGCCGCTCGTCTGGCGTCACAGTTTGAACATCAGTTGACAGCTGAACTAGAAAG GTGCAAGGTGGCGCTGATGAGGAGCAG AAGAGCATCAAAGACTCTAGAGGCGAGGCCCAGAGGAGGGACACACAGTTCAAAG GAAACTGTTTGCTCCCACCGGATCCACGCGGTGAACTCTGCAGCCGCTCACATCTCCACAGACGTGGTGTCATTAAAGCTTCTACGTCACCTGCAGGGCAAAGTGAAACAGCTACGGGTGGAGACCCAGGCCTTCTTGTGGAGCCCAAATCCACCAGACCCACCAGTGGCTCTatctgtgagtga GGTGAAGACGTTGCTGAGATTAAGAGGCAAACCTCGTGAAATGGAAGATTAA
- the si:ch211-102c2.8 gene encoding centromere-associated protein E isoform X6 codes for MAGRDETWSDAEDTGSLSVFRWDHCDLLLDAVDIQLDQLQIQPPTENNHIKPATLRWSKDTRLGSTTQTNDTSMSCLELIHTPMMRTTPGDVSISVSAQENQITAGSSVCHDEIKKKLKGSSSVEEEVESEGDLVTWRLQRLLGDVCQEGTAGETHSASDSICTEDFFWCFREEMVDLSLSEMGPDGKTEISESDTNLSSQNRQVAQCEVNVSQVREGAQRHGSCSKFSCRTEVITDHENVSSDSDVDAVCTEQVKQHVHKWTGPFITDLNDFDTTTQDETERLSALVRSSSSGRTDEAQSNGTKTSRKEASTPGRTSEKTDWKEMKFTSQRVVQHLSAGRAQIEEKKALESLLGEGRTERESISNQLQKQRESCLQIQKASPHKQILDEECKNKKQNKVVTSEMAPQLDCTQTELFVEQRRAREKTESLQQRLEETCEELHGASEAESSLGNGCLRTQKEREKLKRELQNLKPPNHTELKGAQEQTLQSEKTVLQQEVQLAVRESDRLWAMLEDKTSAHERFRAETEQQLRLWAQQLAAELKHLHLLVEHNRDLPQSFTVAEAVAHLRTTREQLQHFVRRLHQQLDSQKQMNEQLRKEKEQELRVQRQQLRAEKDQALNSMRRQLIREHVEELSCLKWAHVSETGGVAACLRRQLQDKDLELRQVQRSMAEWRRRTAARLASQFEHQLTAELERCKVALMRSRRASKTLEARPRGGTHSSKETVCSHRIHAVNSAAAHISTDVVSLKLLRHLQGKVKQLRVETQAFLWSPNPPDPPVALSVR; via the exons ATGGCTGGGCGTGATGAAACATGGAGCGATGCAGAAGACACTGGCT CTCTGAGTGTGTTCAGATGGGACCACTGCGATCTCCTCCTGGATGCAGTGGATATTCAGCTTGACCAGCTGCAG ATCCAACCTCCCACAGAAAACaatcacatcaaaccag CTACACTTAGATGGAGCAAAGACACAAGACTTGGAAGCACGACTCAAACAAATGACACCTCCATGTCTTGTCTTGAGTTAATCCACACGCCGATGATGAGGACAACACCTGGTGATGTTTCAATATCTGTATCCGCACAAGAAAATC AAATCACAGCGGGCTCTTCTGTCTGTCACGATGAAATCAAAAAGAAGCTAAAAGGAAGCTCAAGTGTTGAAGAGGAAGTTGAATCAGAAGGGGATCTGGTCACCTGGCGGCTCCAGAGGCTTCTTGGAGACGTCTGTCAGGAAGGAACTGCTGGAGAAACACATTCTGCTTCAGACAGCATCTGCACAGAGGACTTTTTCTGGTGCTTCAGAGAGGAGATGGTGGATCTGTCTCTGTCAGAAATGGGACCTGATGGAAAGACAGAAATTTCTGAGAGCGACACTAATCTGAGTAGTCAGAACCGACAAGTCGCTCAGTGTGAAGTAAACGTGTCACAAGTCAGAGAAGGAGCACAGAGACATGGAAGCTGCAGTAAGT TCTCTTGCAGAACGGAGGTCATAACCGACCATGAAAATGTATCTTCTGACAGTGACGTTGATGCAGTTTGCACTGAGCAAGTAAAACAGCACGTccacaagtggacag GACCCTTCATCACTGATCTGAATGACTTTGACACAACCACACAAGATGAGACTGAACGTCTGTCTGCATTAG TGAGAAGCTCCTCCAGTGGGCGTACAGATGAAGCTCAGAGTAACGGGACAAAAACCAGCAG GAAGGAAGCATCCACACCTGGGAGGACATCAGAGAAGACGGACTggaaggagatgaag TTTACATCCCAGCGTGTCGTTCAGCACCTGAGTGCAGGAAGAGCACAGATAGAGGAGAAGAAGGCTTTGGAGTCTCTTCTGGGGGAAGGCAGGACAGAGAGAGAGTCCATCAG caaccagctgcagaagcaaAGAGAGTCCTGTCTTCAGATTCAAAAAGCATCTCCACATAAACAGATTCTAGACGAGGAATGCAAGAACAAG AAACAGAATAAAGTTGTGACGTCAGAGATGGCGCCTCAGCTGGATTGTACCCAAACAGAACTATTTGTGGAGCAGCGACGTGCACGAGAGAAGACTGAATCCCTGCAGCAG AGACTGGAGGAGACTTGTGAGGAGCTTCACGGAGCCTCAGAGGCAGAGAGCTCACTGGGAAATGGATGTCTGCGTACTCAG aaagaaagagaaaagctGAAGAGGGAGCTGCAGAATCTGAAACCCCCAAACCACACAGAGCTGAAGGGGGCCCAGGAACAAACTCTG CAGAGTGAGAAAACGGTGCTGCAGCAGGAAGTTCAGCTggctgtgagggagagcgacaggCTCTGGGCGATGCTGGAGGATAAAACAAGCGCCCACGAGAGATTCAGAGCTGAGACGGAGCAGCAGCTCCGACTCTGGGCCCAGCAGCTGGCAGCAGAGCTCAAACATCTGCACCTGTTAGTAGAGCACAACAGAGACCTGCCTCAGAG CTTTACTGTTGCTGAAGCTGTTGCACACCTGAGAACAACACGTGAGCAGCTGCAGCACTTCGTTAGGCGACTTCATCAACAGCTGGATTCACAGAAACAAATGAATGAGCAGCTCAGAAAGGAGAAG GAGCAAGAACTGAGGGTCCAAAGGCAACAGCTGAGAGCAGAGAAAGACCAAGCTCTGAACTCTATGAGGAGACAACTCATCCGG GAGCATGTTGAGGAATTGAGCTGTCTGAAATGGGCTCATGTGAGTGAGACGGGAGGAGTGGCAGCTTGTCTCCGCAGGCAGCTGCAAGACAAAGATCTGGAGCTCAGGCAGGTCCAGAGAAGCATGGCTGAGTGGAGACGGCGAACCGCCGCTCGTCTGGCGTCACAGTTTGAACATCAGTTGACAGCTGAACTAGAAAG GTGCAAGGTGGCGCTGATGAGGAGCAG AAGAGCATCAAAGACTCTAGAGGCGAGGCCCAGAGGAGGGACACACAGTTCAAAG GAAACTGTTTGCTCCCACCGGATCCACGCGGTGAACTCTGCAGCCGCTCACATCTCCACAGACGTGGTGTCATTAAAGCTTCTACGTCACCTGCAGGGCAAAGTGAAACAGCTACGGGTGGAGACCCAGGCCTTCTTGTGGAGCCCAAATCCACCAGACCCACCAGTGGCTCTatctgtga GGTGA
- the si:ch211-102c2.8 gene encoding centromere-associated protein E isoform X4, with amino-acid sequence MAGRDETWSDAEDTGSLSVFRWDHCDLLLDAVDIQLDQLQIQPPTENNHIKPATLRWSKDTRLGSTTQTNDTSMSCLELIHTPMMRTTPGDVSISVSAQENQITAGSSVCHDEIKKKLKGSSSVEEEVESEGDLVTWRLQRLLGDVCQEGTAGETHSASDSICTEDFFWCFREEMVDLSLSEMGPDGKTEISESDTNLSSQNRQVAQCEVNVSQVREGAQRHGSCSKFSCRTEVITDHENVSSDSDVDAVCTEQVKQHVHKWTGPFITDLNDFDTTTQDETERLSALVRSSSSGRTDEAQSNGTKTSRKEASTPGRTSEKTDWKEMKFTSQRVVQHLSAGRAQIEEKKALESLLGEGRTERESISNQLQKQRESCLQIQKASPHKQILDEECKNKKQNKVVTSEMAPQLDCTQTELFVEQRRAREKTESLQQRLEETCEELHGASEAESSLGNGCLRTQKEREKLKRELQNLKPPNHTELKGAQEQTLQSEKTVLQQEVQLAVRESDRLWAMLEDKTSAHERFRAETEQQLRLWAQQLAAELKHLHLLVEHNRDLPQSFTVAEAVAHLRTTREQLQHFVRRLHQQLDSQKQMNEQLRKEKEQELRVQRQQLRAEKDQALNSMRRQLIREHVEELSCLKWAHVSETGGVAACLRRQLQDKDLELRQVQRSMAEWRRRTAARLASQFEHQLTAELERCKVALMRSRRASKTLEARPRGGTHSSKETVCSHRIHAVNSAAAHISTDVVSLKLLRHLQGKVKQLRVETQAFLWSPNPPDPPVALSGEDVAEIKRQTS; translated from the exons ATGGCTGGGCGTGATGAAACATGGAGCGATGCAGAAGACACTGGCT CTCTGAGTGTGTTCAGATGGGACCACTGCGATCTCCTCCTGGATGCAGTGGATATTCAGCTTGACCAGCTGCAG ATCCAACCTCCCACAGAAAACaatcacatcaaaccag CTACACTTAGATGGAGCAAAGACACAAGACTTGGAAGCACGACTCAAACAAATGACACCTCCATGTCTTGTCTTGAGTTAATCCACACGCCGATGATGAGGACAACACCTGGTGATGTTTCAATATCTGTATCCGCACAAGAAAATC AAATCACAGCGGGCTCTTCTGTCTGTCACGATGAAATCAAAAAGAAGCTAAAAGGAAGCTCAAGTGTTGAAGAGGAAGTTGAATCAGAAGGGGATCTGGTCACCTGGCGGCTCCAGAGGCTTCTTGGAGACGTCTGTCAGGAAGGAACTGCTGGAGAAACACATTCTGCTTCAGACAGCATCTGCACAGAGGACTTTTTCTGGTGCTTCAGAGAGGAGATGGTGGATCTGTCTCTGTCAGAAATGGGACCTGATGGAAAGACAGAAATTTCTGAGAGCGACACTAATCTGAGTAGTCAGAACCGACAAGTCGCTCAGTGTGAAGTAAACGTGTCACAAGTCAGAGAAGGAGCACAGAGACATGGAAGCTGCAGTAAGT TCTCTTGCAGAACGGAGGTCATAACCGACCATGAAAATGTATCTTCTGACAGTGACGTTGATGCAGTTTGCACTGAGCAAGTAAAACAGCACGTccacaagtggacag GACCCTTCATCACTGATCTGAATGACTTTGACACAACCACACAAGATGAGACTGAACGTCTGTCTGCATTAG TGAGAAGCTCCTCCAGTGGGCGTACAGATGAAGCTCAGAGTAACGGGACAAAAACCAGCAG GAAGGAAGCATCCACACCTGGGAGGACATCAGAGAAGACGGACTggaaggagatgaag TTTACATCCCAGCGTGTCGTTCAGCACCTGAGTGCAGGAAGAGCACAGATAGAGGAGAAGAAGGCTTTGGAGTCTCTTCTGGGGGAAGGCAGGACAGAGAGAGAGTCCATCAG caaccagctgcagaagcaaAGAGAGTCCTGTCTTCAGATTCAAAAAGCATCTCCACATAAACAGATTCTAGACGAGGAATGCAAGAACAAG AAACAGAATAAAGTTGTGACGTCAGAGATGGCGCCTCAGCTGGATTGTACCCAAACAGAACTATTTGTGGAGCAGCGACGTGCACGAGAGAAGACTGAATCCCTGCAGCAG AGACTGGAGGAGACTTGTGAGGAGCTTCACGGAGCCTCAGAGGCAGAGAGCTCACTGGGAAATGGATGTCTGCGTACTCAG aaagaaagagaaaagctGAAGAGGGAGCTGCAGAATCTGAAACCCCCAAACCACACAGAGCTGAAGGGGGCCCAGGAACAAACTCTG CAGAGTGAGAAAACGGTGCTGCAGCAGGAAGTTCAGCTggctgtgagggagagcgacaggCTCTGGGCGATGCTGGAGGATAAAACAAGCGCCCACGAGAGATTCAGAGCTGAGACGGAGCAGCAGCTCCGACTCTGGGCCCAGCAGCTGGCAGCAGAGCTCAAACATCTGCACCTGTTAGTAGAGCACAACAGAGACCTGCCTCAGAG CTTTACTGTTGCTGAAGCTGTTGCACACCTGAGAACAACACGTGAGCAGCTGCAGCACTTCGTTAGGCGACTTCATCAACAGCTGGATTCACAGAAACAAATGAATGAGCAGCTCAGAAAGGAGAAG GAGCAAGAACTGAGGGTCCAAAGGCAACAGCTGAGAGCAGAGAAAGACCAAGCTCTGAACTCTATGAGGAGACAACTCATCCGG GAGCATGTTGAGGAATTGAGCTGTCTGAAATGGGCTCATGTGAGTGAGACGGGAGGAGTGGCAGCTTGTCTCCGCAGGCAGCTGCAAGACAAAGATCTGGAGCTCAGGCAGGTCCAGAGAAGCATGGCTGAGTGGAGACGGCGAACCGCCGCTCGTCTGGCGTCACAGTTTGAACATCAGTTGACAGCTGAACTAGAAAG GTGCAAGGTGGCGCTGATGAGGAGCAG AAGAGCATCAAAGACTCTAGAGGCGAGGCCCAGAGGAGGGACACACAGTTCAAAG GAAACTGTTTGCTCCCACCGGATCCACGCGGTGAACTCTGCAGCCGCTCACATCTCCACAGACGTGGTGTCATTAAAGCTTCTACGTCACCTGCAGGGCAAAGTGAAACAGCTACGGGTGGAGACCCAGGCCTTCTTGTGGAGCCCAAATCCACCAGACCCACCAGTGGCTCTatct GGTGAAGACGTTGCTGAGATTAAGAGGCAAACCTCGTGA